tataaaaatatatatcaatataaatatatatatacacatacatatacaaatatatattaaaatataaatatgtatatacctcCCGTTTACACCAACATATATATCGTATTCAAAGCAAAACTTCCAATAAATGTTATGGATCGGCTTGAAGGTCTTAATCAGCATATTAATTGGAGTTAAGTGAAAAATTCTCACAATTAAAGCTGCACTGAACATTTGTTGGCGTAACATTTTCCCCGCCTTCATCAAACAGAACGGGGATCCGTTTGTTCCGGTGCACTCGCacgtttctttttgtcttttttgttgcAATGTGACTCAATCTAACCCGGGGCTTTACTTTAAGATacagtctctccctccctccctccatcgtcACTGAATGCATCACCAACCCTTTTCTGTGGCTGTTGTTTGCCAACAGCGTGCCATGCCGCCTATTGATACGCCAAACGTTAGGACCACAGTCAACATGAAAACCCTTACATTCTCTCCTGGTGCGTCATCCATCGGTTTCAGTGAGAAtgaagacacgaggaggaggaggtgcagaaacACTGCAGAGAACACTTTTCATTTGTGAATGTCTCACATCCAAGTGGACTcactaaaatattaaaaactcATTCACATGATGTCAGCAGGAGGAGTCGCCCTCGTCGTGGAAAGGAAAGGTAGAGGGACGTGCAAAATGAAGGAACGGTGAGGTTCGTTACGTTAAGTGACCTCCATGTGGTCACCGGGTCACTTGTGAGGTGAAGTATTGTGTAAGAGAAAAGGATATAAAACCCAGGCGCGGTGGTAAAAGGTATGTTTAAAAGACAAAGTTGCCCCCAAGAATGTTTAAAAACCAGTTAGAGGGTAAAATGATGGAGAATAAAACGGCTAATAACAGTTTCAAATCATCGGATCACAGACGTGTTGTCTTCTTCCCTCGTTTAAAAACTACAGTATTATAGTCAGATTGTCATCAAACGCTTGGAGCTCACATCCTCCATTGTTTTCAGAGGGGAGATTCACTTCATTACCTTCATTCACTTCATtaccttcatgtgttcatcgacCGGGACGAGGgcgtcgccctctagtggaagCTCAGCGTAACAACAGCTTACAGGTGCAAAGCAAGTGCTTGTCGTGGTTTAGAAGTGAAGGGGGCatcaaattacacattttggtgcctgcacaagtgtgtgtgtgtgtgtgtgtgtgtgtgggggggggggggggtcagcactATGGCACACATGCGTGGTCATTGGCATGAAGAGGAGTGTGTGACGTGGATATGTGAGGATGTACAGTGGCGTGCTGGGCATGGGGCACACGGTGCGCTTCTCAGGGTGTTCCCGTGTTGACTCCCAcacgagggggggagggggaggagtgtgcCTCTGGTTTCCAGTGTTTCAGTCCCTTCCTACAGAGTGATGACGGTGccgtcctcctccaggctccgcctcctcgccgcCCTGTCCGGGGACGGTGTGGTCGAAGTGGCGCCGGCGTCGCCGAGCGATCCGCTGCTGCCGCTGGCAGGCAGCAGCCCGTTGGCGTCGACGGCGGCGGCGCGCAGGTTGAGGTGCGGCTCGTAGCGCGGCAGCGAGGGCACGCCGTAGGCGGCCGGCGGGGCGCGGCGCCCGACGGGCTCCGCCTCGCCGCCCACCTCGATCACCAAgtcctcgtcgtcctcgtcgCTCTCCAGCTCCCCGGCGGGGAAGTTCTGGATGATGTGCGCCGGCGCGGACGACGACGAGGCGGCGCCGCCGGCGTGCGACGAGTAGCCGTAGTAGCTGGCGCCGCTGTCGGACGAGCGGCCCGAGCTGCCGGACGCCGTGCCGCCGCCGGTGCGGACGACATTGTTCCGCTGGTTGGCCGGCTTCACGGTGATGATGAGGTTGTGGCTGTTGGCGATCATCATGTCCGTCACCTGGTCCAGAGACTTGCCCGCCACCTCGATGCCGTTCACCTCCAGCACCTCATCGTTGACCGCCAGCAGCCCGGTGCTCTCCGCCAACCCTCCAGGCACCATCCGAGATATGAAGATGCCCGGCACCTTCTCCAGGCCCTGCGGCGTGACGCGCACGCTGGAGCCGTCGCGGATGTAGAAGCCCAGCGGCTTCTCCTGGCCGTGCTTGTAGAGCCGGACGCGGCGGTGCGTCTCCGGCAGGATGTCCACGTCGATGATGGAGGACACGGGCCGGAAGTCCCTCGGCAGGCTGATGAGCACCGGGGGCTTCTTCCTGCCGGCGTCGGGCCGCAGGAGCACCGCCGCCAGCACGCCGTTCTTCTTCCTGGTCAGAGAGTTGGTGCCGAACGTGTAGTCGGCTTCCTCTGCGGAGCAcgccggagaggagagaggagacaaagaagtagtgtggggagggagggagagaggggggggaacaTAAAGCTGGTTAATTATCCGTGATCACGCCAGGCGAGTGACGCGCTGTTGCATCATTTCGTTTCAGGAGAATGAATCAAGAGCAGAGCTCAGCCTGAGGCCTCACTGCAGGGGGTCTGtgccgagcacacacacacaccttggagCTCTTAAGAGTCTTcatgctatgctaagctaagctaagcgccCCCCccggctgtagcttcatatttattggGCGGCTCCTCTCGCCGTTCCTCCGTCACTCTCAGGTGGGAGATGGAAAACAAAAAGGTTGAACCAAGAACACGACGGTCACATTTTAACTGCGTGAGTCACCGGATGCctcgaagccccgcccccttgtttctttttttttaaagtgtgtacaCAGTCACGCCGCTTTAGACTTTAACCCAGCGTGGCCCCCTAATAGTTAACCCAGCAGAATACGAGCAGCTAAACATTAACACGTCCAGATAAACTCAGAGGCTTGGGATTAAATGTCTTTTGAAGAAGTgctcacctggggggggggggttttagaTGAAAAcactctataaataaataaagctctGACAATGTTACACTgaacacttcctgtgtgtgtgtgtgtgtgtgttatccagGAAAACATCCATTTGTGTGGCTGCTACAGACTCTCGGCTCCCTGACaggtaagcccccccccctccctccatcttcagAACCAAAACAAAGGACCACCTGTCCCGAGACGGGCGGCGCTCTCGTTTCGGTTCCCATGAGGCACGAGTCCAGAGCGCACACACTCGCTCCCTCTGTACCGGCCCGACGGGGCCCGAGGCCCGCGAGGGGCAACACGAGGCTGGAGGACCTGAGCGGGTCCACGAGGCTCACACACGAGGGTCCTCCTCCTACGCTCCGGTCCCTTCACACAGCTGGACGCTGCAGGAGCAGCTCAGGGTCGAGGGTCTCGCTCAACGACGGGGATcgaaccactgacacacacagcttGGATTCTTCTTCTTACTCCATCTCTTGTGGAcgatatctacacacacacacacacacacacacacacacacacacacacacacacacacacacacacacacacacacacacacacacacacacacacacacacacacacacacacacacacacacacacacacacacacacacacacacacacacacacacacacacacacacacacacacacacacacacacacacagggggggcAACTAATGCATCTCTATCTGGAGGGACCGTGACGACTCGGCCTGGGCGAGCACACGCGTGTATCTGGCGTGCATCGGTCGACCACGTCCTCTTCCTCGCcgctccatcctcctcatcctcttggCTCTGCAGCGTTCACACACACGGCGCTACTCATCCGGCCCAAAGAATATCACAGATAAAACCTttttctcccagcatgcacctgctCCGGCGCTCCCGTGACGGCCTCTTCTCCAGCGCCGCCGTCACGACGCAGCAGGAAGCGCCGGCTTCCCTCGCGACACGAGGATCCCTGACTTCCTGCTGCGCGGGGACCCGACACGCATGTGCAGGTGGAGGCGCTGCGTGTCATAAGCACCACGACCGTCACCACGACCTCCGGGAACAACACGGTGACAGCGGAGCGTCGCGATATTTAACTGACATAACTGGGATGAAACATTGTCCAGAGGCAGCTTGAGTTCtagcaaaaaaaatgtttatttgtttgtttatatcagagtgtaagaaaaaataataataataataaaagcctCGAGCCGCTTGGAGGTCTGCGGTGTTCTGGAAACAGTCAAGTTTATTGATGAGAGGCCCGGACTTCCACCACACAGCTGGGGCTACGCTGCGCCTGACACCGAGcaatacgggggggggggcgggggagggtgtgtgtcgATGAGAAGAACCAGAGGTGGTGGAgaaacaagaaataaaaaagacttGAAAACTGCAGGAGAGACAGATAAACAACacatacgagagagagagggggggaagaaaggagaagagaaggaaaggggaaaaaaaggaggaggcaTTTCAAAAAAGAGGTTTCAAAAAAAGGAGGACATTCCCAGAGGGTTACTATTCCTGGTGTGGGGAGCAGACCTTCCTGGCACAGCGCAGATAAAATATGCCTTAATACTGATAAAACCGCggtgggtgaggaggaggaggaagaagaggaggaagaggaggtgtttTTGGAGATGCCGGAGAGTTCTAGAGAGGCACGAGTGAAGACAAAGCCTCGGTGTGTGTGACAATTTGAGGAATTGCATATTAAATCCATAACTCAGAGACCTCGGTGGCTGCTTCCTCCTCACATAATCTCCCTCATCAGCCATTTCTCAAGAAcactaaaatattaaaatattaaaaactaaCCAGAAACTTTATCGACACTGGAGAAACAAAACGCTGTTAACGTCGCACCGAGTAACACAGCCGACGACCGGGAGGAGCAGAAGGGAACACTTTATTTGTCTACACTCAAGtacagcactgtgtgtgtgtctgtgtgtgtgtgtgtgttgtccgaATTATGAAGCCATTCCATCAATTCATTTTGTGCTGACATCAGCTCTTTTCTCCTTTCTGCAATGACTCCTCACCTCGtttctcccagtgtctctctctctctttctctctctctcattctctcccccagtgtctctctcattctctcagtgtctctctctctcattctctcccccagtgtctctctctcattctctccctcAGTGTCTTTGGTCCACCTGAAAGCTAGGGCGTTCTTTCATTTTAAATCCtcgtctctccacctctctttctctctctctccgtccctgcTGGTCTTCCTAGAGGCCAGCGTTGGAACAAAAGATGAGCCTGCAATGGGTGGTTATTCTCGGCCGGTGGCTGGAGGACCGGGACCCCAAGTCTAGTCTCACGAGTCTGTTGCTCATgcgcctgaacagggacttggcGGGGCGAGCAGGGGCGCCCCGAGCTGCTCCCGCCGGCCGGCCGTCTGCGTCCGGCTCTGGAAGACAACACAGTCCACCTGCAGTCAGACCAGCTGCAGTCGGACCAGCTGCAGCCGGACCAGCTGCAGTCGGACCAGCTGCAGCCGGACCAGCTGCAGCCGGACCAGCTGCAGCCGGACCAGCTGCAGTCGGACCAGCTGCAGTCGGACCAGCTGCAGTCGGACCAGCTGCAGCCGGACCAGCTGCAGTCGGACCAGCTGCAGTCGGACCAGCTGCAGCCGGACCAGCTGTAGACCACGTGGCCCAGCGGTCGACTGCATGTAGCTGAAGCAATGAAAAACTCATTATTACATCTTTAAAGCCGACCTTACCTGTGCGTTGACATGAAGACCACCAACGTTTCTCCTGCTCGGCTCACGGACATCGAGACAACATTTTAACTCTtctttacaaatataaaacGAAGCATGCTAACTAGCTAGCGATAGTCGTATCATTTGGAAATAAATATCAAAATTAACTCCAGATGGTGGTTTATCATTAAGGTCTTTCATAGCATTTAGTTCACAGCAGCAGGtctttatgcccccccccccacacacacacacacactgagggatcCTGTAGAGTCTCCTCAGAGCTGcagaggatgaggagcaggTGAACTACAACAGGGACGGTAGTCATGGGCAACCGTGTGTGAAGGGCTGCATGTCGAAGCCTGCGGAGCACCAGGGctcagattatatatatatgtatttatatattaaaaaccaGAGACATGAACTAAAAtgtgaaagaaacaaaaagccGACTGCTGGGAAGCAATAAATCACCAgcctcaccctcctcttcatcctcctgcctcaccctcctcttcacGCACCtgcctcaccctcctcttcacGCACCtgcctcaccctcctcttcaccctcctcttcatgcacctgcctcaccctcctcttcacGCACCtgcctcaccctcctcttcaccctcctgcctcaccctcctcttcaccctcctgcctcaccctcctcttcaccctcctgcctcaccctcctcttcaccctcctgcctcaccctcctcttcacGCACCTGCTTCACCCTCCTGCCTCACCCTCCtgcctcaccctcctcttcaccctcctcttcaccctcctcGGCTCTGGAGGGTCCGG
The genomic region above belongs to Pseudoliparis swirei isolate HS2019 ecotype Mariana Trench chromosome 9, NWPU_hadal_v1, whole genome shotgun sequence and contains:
- the pard6b gene encoding partitioning defective 6 homolog beta: MNKTHRVPSNRSLSAVEVKSKFGAEFRRFSLDRSKPGRFDEFYGLLQHVHRIPNVELLVGYADVHGDLLPINNDDNYHKAISTASPLLRLFLQRKEEADYTFGTNSLTRKKNGVLAAVLLRPDAGRKKPPVLISLPRDFRPVSSIIDVDILPETHRRVRLYKHGQEKPLGFYIRDGSSVRVTPQGLEKVPGIFISRMVPGGLAESTGLLAVNDEVLEVNGIEVAGKSLDQVTDMMIANSHNLIITVKPANQRNNVVRTGGGTASGSSGRSSDSGASYYGYSSHAGGAASSSSAPAHIIQNFPAGELESDEDDEDLVIEVGGEAEPVGRRAPPAAYGVPSLPRYEPHLNLRAAAVDANGLLPASGSSGSLGDAGATSTTPSPDRAARRRSLEEDGTVITL